A section of the Phaseolus vulgaris cultivar G19833 chromosome 8, P. vulgaris v2.0, whole genome shotgun sequence genome encodes:
- the LOC137825220 gene encoding WPP domain-interacting tail-anchored protein 1-like — MDTQSAKDTVDIDLGGVPSSGEAAGDLGDDLVTVLDGLELDLACFSEKVANLSNFVMQLETLGVELEGSVLDREDNDVDVGCVGKFLEFDLLCGVLASEVVQLDRFLDTLHAEIADAGERVASCKPRQDNLLDSEQCLKQSEEQFSEIKKLCASFERTLSSYKWGGNANIEDGEIILEDDESLIVGPVLTMHTPEQHRLVLRMLEKSLAKEMELEKNLFDSRQIQENLNQRMASLEQKLGLAEEEATDVWKRWLEADNTREILTGISKELLGRLQISQFNLNGLSQRESLLRTKLETSLEQLKERDVTSDKIEQLNGNLVLANSEVVTSRDKVCSLEKQLKESESQLINVKASADKYQKQYTILCSEVRETEGIIVELKENISNAERRANTAEAHCKLLAEANDELNRQIALLKDSAGKSERVESLERRLKESDLLLQHAVASAEASMEKQSMLHSTIKDMEQVIKDLKSKVSKAENRADSAEDKCIILSESNTDLNEELSFLRSRLRCLEGSLHQVEEAKVSSAKDIGKRTKVFKSLVMQLAVERERLNKQLSSLASENKILVVKLKQPNTYPQEVSVTSTTGHQVDRTWKNSSTNDNEVKFADTLPDADTVRRIDAGVLNFKHLFMLSVLVLVFSAVTYLNVDVNF, encoded by the exons ATGGACACTCAAAGTGCTAAAGACACAGTTGATATTGATCTTGGAGGTGTTCCTTCCAGTGGAGAAGCAGCTGGGGATCTGGGTGATGACCTAGTAACCGTGCTCGATGGGCTGGAACTGGATCTGGCATGTTTCTCTGAGAAAGTTGCAAACTTGAGCAATTTTGTGATGCAGTTGGAAACTCTCGGGGTTGAATTGGAGGGCTCTGTTTTGGACAGAGAAGACAATGATGTGGACGTGGGTTGTGTTGGGAAGTTTCTTGAGTTTGACCTGTTATGTGGGGTGTTGGCTTCTGAGGTTGTGCAATTGGATAGGTTCTTGGACACCCTTCATGCTGAGATTGCTGATGCTGGTGAGAGGGTGGCTTCTTGCAAGCCCAGGCAAGACAATTTGCTTGATTCTGAGCAATGTTTGAAGCAGTCCGAGGAGCAGTTTTCAGAGATTAAGAAACTATGTGCTAGTTTTGAGAGAACTTTGTCTTCTTATAAGTGGGGAGGAAATG CAAATATTGAAGATGGTGAAATCATCCTAGAGGATGATGAATCTTTAATTGTAGGCCCAGTACTAACCATGCACACACCTGAGCAACATAGACTTGTTCTGAGGATGCTAGAGAAATCTTTAGCAAAAGAAATGGAACTTGAGAAGAATTTATTTGATTCAAGGCAAATTCAAGAAAATCTAAATCAAAGGATGGCTTCTTTAGAACAAAAGCTAGGTCTCGCGGAGGAAGAAGCAACTGATGTTTGGAAAAGATGGCTTGAGGCAGATAATACACGTGAGATACTGACAGGAATTTCAAAAGAGCTGTTGGGTAGACTCCAGATTTCTCAGTTCAATTTGAATGGTTTAAGTCAGCGTGAATCATTGCTCAGAACTAAGCTTGAAACTTCTctggaacaattgaaagagagggATGTTACTTCAGACAAGATTGAGCAGTTGAATGGTAATCTAGTTCTTGCCAATTCTGAGGTTGTCACTTCAAGGGACAAGGTGTGTTCACTTGAGAAACAGCTAAAAGAATCTGAAAGCCAGCTAATCAATGTGAAAGCATCTGCTGATAAATATCAGAAACAGTATACTATTTTGTGTTCTGAAGTGAGAGAGACGGAAGGCATTATTGttgaattgaaagaaaataTATCTAATGCAGAAAGGCGGGCTAATACCGCAGAAGCACATTGTAAGTTATTAGCAGAGGCTAATGATGAACTCAACAGGCAGATAGCTCTTTTGAAAGATAGTGCTGGCAAATCTGAGAGGGTAGAGTCACTTGAGAGGCGACTAAAGGAATCTGATTTACTGCTGCAGCATGCTGTAGCATCTGCTGAAGCTAGTATGGAGAAGCAAAGTATGTTGCATTCCACAATTAAAGATATGGAGCAAGTGATAAAGGATCTTAAGTCAAAAGTCTCTAAAGCGGAGAACCGGGCTGACAGTGCAGAGGATAAATGCATCATATTATCTGAATCTAATACTGATTTAAACGAGGAACTAAGCTTCTTAAGGAGCAGATTGCGCTGCTTGGAAGGATCACTACACCAAGTGGAGGAAGCAAAAGTGTCATCTGCAAAGGATATTGGAAAGCGGACCAAAGTTTTCAAAAGTTTGGTCATGCAGCTGGCTGTTGAGAGAGAGCGTCTTAATAAGCAG CTGTCTTCCTTAGCAAGTGAGAACAAAATATTGGTTGTGAAGCTAAAGCAACCAAATACGTATCCTCAAGAAGTTAGTGTGACTTCAACAACTGGTCACCAG GTGGACAGGACTTGGAAAAATTCATCCACAAATGATAATGAAGTAAAGTTTGCAGATACTCTACCAGATGCTGATACTGTGAGGAGAATAGATGCAGGAGTTCTTAATTTTAAGCACCTATTCATGTTATCAGTGCTTGTGTTAGTGTTTTCGGCTGTGACTTATCTGAATGTTGATGTCAATTTTTGA
- the LOC137825219 gene encoding pentatricopeptide repeat-containing protein At3g02330, mitochondrial, which yields MLQRTVFCGLCVARLKASPSISLIKTLSPYAFCTLSSTQMTPTKKLTFSHIFQKCSNFKALNPGKQAHAQMIVTGFVPNIYVANCLIQFYCKGSNMGYAFNVFDRMPERDVISWNTMIFGYAGVGNMGFAQSLFDTMPERDVVSWNSLLSCYLHNGANRKSIEIFVKMRSLKITLDYASFAVVLKACSGIEDYGLGLQVHCLAIQMGFENDVVTGSALVDMYSKFKKLDDAFKVFREMPERNLVCWSAVIAGYVQNDRFIEGLKLFKDLLKVGMGVSQSTYASVFRSCAGLSAFKLGTQMHGHALKSDFGYDSIVGTATLDMYAKCGRMSDAWKVFNMLPSPPRQSYNAIIVGYARQDQGFKALEIFQFLQRTYLGFDDISLSGALTACSVIKGHLEGIQLHGLAVKCGLEFNICVANTILDMYGKCGALMEACLIFDEMERRDAVSWNAIIAAHEQNKEIDKTLSLFVSMQRSAMEPDDFTYGSVVKACAGQQALNNGMEIHGRIIKSGMGLDCFVGSALVDMYSKCGMLKEAEKIHDRLEEQTTVSWNSIISGFSSQKQSENAQIYFSQMLEMGVIPDNFTYATVLDICANMATVELGKQIHAQILKLQLHSDVYIASTLVDMYSKCGNMQDSRLMFEKAPKRDYVTWSAMICAYAYHGLGEEAIKLFEEMQLLNVKPNHTVFISVLRACAHMGYVDRGLHYFQKMLSHYGLDPHMEHYSCMVDLLGRLGQVNEALKLIESMPFEADDVIWRTLLSNCRMQGNIEVAEKAASYLLQLDPQDSSAYVLLSNVYANAGIWSEVAKIRSIMKSCKLKKEPGCSWIEVRDEVHTFLVGDRAHPRSEEIYEQTNLLVEEMKWAGYVPYIDFLLDEEVEEQDVYEGLKATICSVR from the coding sequence ATGTTACAGCGTACTGTGTTTTGTGGACTTTGTGTTGCAAGGCTCAAAGCTTCTCCATCAATATCACTCATCAAAACCCTGTCACCTTATGCATTTTGTACTCTTTCCTCAACCCAAATGACCCCAACCAAGAAATTAACATTTTCCCATATTTTCCAAAAATGTTCCAATTTTAAAGCTCTAAATCCTGGCAAACAAGCCCATGCCCAGATGATTGTAACTGGTTTTGTGCCTAACATCTATGTTGCCAACTGCTTGATTCAATTCTATTGCAAAGGTTCCAATATGGGATATGCATTCAATGTGTTTGACAGAATGCCTGAAAGGGACGTAATCTCTTGGAATACTATGATATTTGGGTATGCTGGAGTTGGGAACATGGGGTTTGCACAGTCTTTGTTTGACACAATGCCTGAAAGAGATGTGGTTTCGTGGAATTCTTTGCTCTCTTGTTATTTACATAATGGTGCTAATCGAAAGTCAATTGAAATTTTTGTCAAGATGAGATCACTTAAAATCACACTTGACTATGCTTCATTTGCTGTTGTTCTGAAAGCTTGTTCAGGTATTGAAGACTATGGTTTAGGGCTTCAGGTGCACTGCCTTGCAATTCAGATGGGTTTTGAGAATGATGTGGTGACAGGTAGTGCTCTGGTAGATATGTACTCAAAATTTAAGAAACTGGATGATGCTTTTAAGGTTTTCCGTGAAATGCCAGAGCGAAATTTGGTTTGCTGGAGTGCTGTAATTGCGGGCTATGTTCAGAATGACCGGTTTATTGAAGGACTAAAATTGTTTAAGGATTTGCTGAAAGTAGGTATGGGGGTGAGTCAATCAACCTATGCTAGTGTATTCAGATCATGTGCGGGATTATCTGCATTTAAATTGGGTACACAGATGCATGGTCACGCTCTAAAGTCTGATTTTGGATATGACAGTATAGTTGGAACTGCCACATTGGACATGTACGCAAAATGTGGCAGAATGTCTGATGCCTGGAAGGTATTTAACATGTTGCCTAGTCCTCCTCGGCAATCTTATAATGCCATTATTGTTGGATATGCTCGGCAAGATCAAGGTTTTAAGGCTTTAGAGATTTTTCAGTTTTTACAGAGGACTTATCTTGGCTTTGACGACATTAGTTTGTCCGGTGCTTTGACTGCTTGTTCAGTGATCAAAGGTCATCTGGAGGGAATCCAGCTACATGGATTAGCAGTCAAATGTGGTTTAGAGTTTAATATTTGTGTTGCGAATACAATTTTAGACATGTATGGCAAGTGTGGAGCTCTGATGGAAGCTTGTTTAATATTTGACGAGATGGAGAGAAGGGATGCTGTGTCCTGGAATGCGATCATTGCAGCTCATGagcaaaataaagaaatagaTAAAACACTTTCACTCTTTGTTTCAATGCAGCGATCAGCAATGGAACCTGATGATTTTACTTATGGTAGTGTTGTAAAGGCATGTGCTGGTCAGCAAGCTTTAAACAATGGTATGGAGATCCATGGAAGAATTATTAAGTCTGGGATGGGGTTAGACTGTTTTGTTGGAAGTGCACTTGTTGATATGTATAGCAAGTGTGGGATGTTAAAGGAGGCAGAAAAGATCCACGACAGACTGGAAGAGCAAACAACTGTTTCCTGGAATTCGATCATCTCAGGATTCTCATCACAAAAGCAAAGTGAAAATGCTCAGATATATTTTTCTCAGATGCTGGAAATGGGTGTAATACCTGACAACTTTACATATGCTACAGTTCTTGATATTTGTGCTAACATGGCCACCGTAGAACTTGGAAAGCAGATTCATGCTCAAATTTTAAAGTTACAGTTGCATTCAGATGTGTATATTGCCAGCACACTTGTAGATATGTATTCAAAGTGTGGAAATATGCAGGATTCCAGGCTAATGTTTGAGAAGGCACCAAAGCGGGATTATGTGACTTGGAGTGCCATGATTTGTGCATATGCATACCATGGTCTTGGAGAAGAAGCCATTAAATTATTCGAGGAGATGCAGCTTTTGAATGTGAAACCAAATCATACAGTTTTTATTTCAGTCCTCAGAGCTTGTGCACATATGGGTTATGTGGACAGAGGGCTACACTACTTTCAGAAAATGCTTAGTCACTATGGTTTAGATCCCCATATGGAGCATTATTCATGTATGGTAGATCTATTAGGGAGGTTAGGCCAAGTAAATGAAGCTTTAAAGCTTATTGAAAGCATGCCTTTCGAGGCTGATGATGTAATATGGAGAACTTTGCTCAGTAATTGCAGGATGCAAGGGAATATAGAAGTTGCAGAAAAAGCAGCCAGTTATTTATTGCAGTTAGACCCCCAAGATTCTTCAGCGTATGTTCTTTTATCTAATGTATATGCTAACGCAGGGATATGGAGTGAGGTTGCAAAAATAAGAAGTATAATGAAGAGCTGTAAGTTAAAGAAGGAGCCAGGCTGTAGCTGGATTGAGGTAAGAGATGAGGTACACACATTTCTTGTTGGAGACAGAGCACATCCAAGATCTGAAGAGATATATGAGCAGACTAATTTGCTTGTGGAAGAGATGAAGTGGGCTGGTTATGTTCCATATATTGATTTCTTACTTGATGAGGAGGTGGAAGAACAGGATGTTTATGAGGGGCTTAAAGCTACCATTTGTAGTGTGAGATAA
- the LOC137826449 gene encoding basic leucine zipper 43-like → MQASEITGLNYLLPSDPCPYPGHYSMTQNTIPAFQLHKLSNQFYGFQNSHQGVAEFSSPQSSCISSTSTSDEADEQQLSLINERKHRRMISNRESARRSRMRKQKHLDELWSQVVWLRNENHQLMDKLNHVSESHDRVAQENVQLREEASELRQMICDMQLHSPYHPPPLSPIEDDVSPYVKSDSSITSSLNLLG, encoded by the coding sequence ATGCAGGCCAGTGAGATCACAGGACTGAATTATTTACTACCTTCAGACCCTTGTCCTTACCCGGGTCACTACAGCATGACTCAGAACACCATCCCCGCATTTCAACTTCACAAACTCTCAAACCAATTCTATGGTTTCCAAAACTCTCATCAAGGGGTGGCAGAATTCAGCTCCCCTCAGTCCTCATGCATCAGCAGCACCTCCACCTCTGATGAAGCAGATGAGCAGCAGCTAAGTCTGATCAATGAGAGGAAGCACAGGAGGATGATATCGAACCGTGAGTCAGCACGCAGGTCACGCATGAGGAAGCAGAAACACCTTGATGAACTGTGGTCACAGGTGGTTTGGCTGAGGAATGAAAACCACCAGCTTATGGACAAGCTGAACCATGTGTCTGAATCACATGATAGAGTTGCTCAAGAGAATGTTCAGCTGAGAGAAGAAGCCTCAGAACTTCGCCAAATGATATGTGACATGCAGCTACATAGTCCATACCACCCTCCTCCTCTGAGCCCCATTGAAGATGATGTCTCTCCCTATGTTAAATCTGATTCCTCAATCACTAGCTCCTTGAACCTGCTTGGTTGA